The following proteins are co-located in the Synchiropus splendidus isolate RoL2022-P1 chromosome 14, RoL_Sspl_1.0, whole genome shotgun sequence genome:
- the slc23a4 gene encoding xan_ur_permease domain-containing protein isoform X3 gives MSPAKGSHGLDNYAFTIDGQFCDIPDTKRKGEEAIDEDTNKLVYCVTDVPPWYLCIILGVQHCLTAFGGIVAIPLILAQGLCLQHDGLTQSHLISTIFFVSGICTLLQVTFGVRLPILQGGTFTLLAPSMAMLSMPEWTCPAWTQNATLVNTSSPEFIEVWQSRLRALQGSIMVGSLFQVFVGFSGLIGLFMRFIGPLTIAPTISLIGLSLYDSAGSSAGSHWGISAMTTVLIIIFSQYLRHIPVPFPAYNRDKKLHTCHIYVFQILPVLLGLMLSWLICYILTVYDVFPSEPDKYGYLARTDVKGDVMAQAPWLTFPYPGQWGLPTVTLAGVFGILAGVISSMIESVGDYHACARLSGAPPPPKHAINRGIGIEGLGSLLAGAWGTGNGTTSYSENVGALGITKVGSRMVIIAGGFLMIIMGVFGKVGAIFSTLPSPVVGGMFMVMFGVICAAGVSNLQYTDMNSSRNIFIFGFSMFSGLVIPNWIIKNPRAIATGVVELDQVLQVLLTTSMFVGGFFGFILDNTIPDSPHPCPSSS, from the exons ATGTCGCCGGCAAAGGGAAGTCATGGCCTGGACAACTATGCATTTACG ATTGACGGGCAGTTTTGCGATATACCTGACACCAAACGAAAAGGGGAGGAGGCGATTGATGAAGACACCAACAAGCTGGTTTACTGTGTAACAGATGTTCCGCCCTGGTATCTGTGTATCATTCTTGGAGTTCAG CACTGCTTGACTGCCTTCGGTGGTATCGTTGCCATCCCCTTGATCCTGGCTCAGGGGTTGTGCCTCCAACATGACGGCCTCACACAGAGTCACCTCATCAGCACCATCTTCTTTGTCTCTGGCATCTGCACTTTGCTACAAGTAACCTTTGGCGTCCG GTTGCCAATTCTCCAAGGTGGCACGTTTACGCTGCTGGCGCCATCCATGGCCATGTTATCCATGCCTGAGTGGACTTGTCCTGCCTGGACACAGAATGCCACCCTTGTGAACACGTCCTCCCCTGAATTTATCGAAGTGTGGCAGAGTCGACTGAGAGCG CTTCAAGGCTCCATCATGGTGGGATCACTCTTCCAAGTGTTTGTGGGATTTTCAGGCCTTATTGGTCTCTTCATGCGCTTCATTGGACCGCTCACTATTGCACCCACCATCTCTCTTATTGGCCTTTCTCTGTATGACTCTGCTGGGTCCAGCGCTGGGAGTCACTGGGGCATTTCCGCAAT GACTACTGTGTTGATCATCATATTCTCACAGTACCTCCGCCACATACCTGTACCCTTCCCAGCGTACAACAGGGACAAAAAGCTCCACACGTGCCACATCTACGTCTTTCAGATTCTCCCT GTTTTACTGGGCCTCATGTTGTCCTGGCTTATCTGCTACATTTTGACTGTATATGATGTTTTTCCCTCGGAGCCAGACAAGTACGGATACTTGGCTCGCACGGATGTAAAGGGAGATGTGATGGCCCAGGCGCCATGGTTGACCTTCCCATATCCTG GCCAGTGGGGGTTGCCGACTGTGACTTTGGCCGGGGTTTTTGGCATATTGGCTGGTGTGATTTCCTCCATGATCGAGTCTGTTGGGGACTACCACGCTTGTGCCAGGCTATCCGGTGCGCCACCTCCCCCAAAACATGCTATCAACAGGGGGATCGGAATTGAGGGGCTGGGCAGTCTCCTGGCAGGGGCCTGGGGCACTGGCAACGGTACCACTTCCTACAGTGAAAACGTGGGAGCCCTCGGTATCACAAAG GTTGGGAGTCGCATGGTCATCATCGCCGGTGGATTCTTGATGATCATAATGGGAGTTTTTGGGAAAGTGGGAGCCATATTCAGTACCTTGCCGTCGCCCGTGGTCGGAGGGATGTTCATGGTTATGTTTGGAGTCATTTGTGCAGCTGGAGTGTCCAATCTACAG TATACAGACATGAACTCATCTCGAAACATCTTCATCTTCGGCTTCTCCATGTTCTCTGGTCTCGTCATACCTAACTGGATTATTAAAAACCCCAGAGCCATTGCCACAg GGGTGGTAGAACTTGACCAGGTTCTCCAGGTTCTTCTCACCACCAGCATGTTTGTGGGAGGCTTCTTCGGCTTCATTCTTGACAACACTATACCAG actcgcctcatccctgtcccagctccagctga
- the LOC128771391 gene encoding protein FAM180A-like — translation MLPWTTFVVALFICAIHTDAGRNKALFPPKSRIRRGTASSFIHSFEDVHLLFEILLTGVHFDAEELSVSDAELASMRKTQKLEVICVDFIPRKATEIFRLLANLTQRRGRLQQEDFERTLLTLVYTAQMMAGSTATHQRGVWAHTFVGLYRTIKQDLTDSK, via the exons ATGCTGCCCTGGACGACTTTTGTTGTCGCACTTTTCATCTGCGCCATCCACACTGATGCTGGTCGGAATAAAG CTCTGTTTCCGCCCAAAAGCAGGATAAGAAGAGGAACAGCCTCCTCTTTCATCCACTCATTCGAGGACGTCCATCTGCTTTTTGAG ATACTTCTGACTGGTGTCCACTTTGATGCAGAGGAGCTGTCAGTGAGCGACGCCGAGTTAGCTTCGATgcgaaaaacacaaaaactggAGGTGATCTGCGTAGACTTTATTCCGAGGAAGGCGACAGAGATATTTCGCCTTCTCGCCAATCTGACGCAGCGCCGAGGCCGCCTACAGCAGGAAGACTTTGAACGGACCTTGCTGACGCTGGTGTACACGGCTCAGATGATGGCTGGCTCCACAGCGACTCATCAACGCGGAGTTTGGGCCCATACCTTTGTGGGTCTGTACCGAACCATTAAGCAGGATCTGACGGACAGTAAATAA
- the slc23a4 gene encoding xan_ur_permease domain-containing protein isoform X2 has product MSPAKGSHGLDNYAFTIDGQFCDIPDTKRKGEEAIDEDTNKLVYCVTDVPPWYLCIILGVQHCLTAFGGIVAIPLILAQGLCLQHDGLTQSHLISTIFFVSGICTLLQVTFGVRLPILQGGTFTLLAPSMAMLSMPEWTCPAWTQNATLVNTSSPEFIEVWQSRLRALQGSIMVGSLFQVFVGFSGLIGLFMRFIGPLTIAPTISLIGLSLYDSAGSSAGSHWGISAMTTVLIIIFSQYLRHIPVPFPAYNRDKKLHTCHIYVFQILPVLLGLMLSWLICYILTVYDVFPSEPDKYGYLARTDVKGDVMAQAPWLTFPYPGQWGLPTVTLAGVFGILAGVISSMIESVGDYHACARLSGAPPPPKHAINRGIGIEGLGSLLAGAWGTGNGTTSYSENVGALGITKVGSRMVIIAGGFLMIIMGVFGKVGAIFSTLPSPVVGGMFMVMFGVICAAGVSNLQYTDMNSSRNIFIFGFSMFSGLVIPNWIIKNPRAIATGVVELDQVLQVLLTTSMFVGGFFGFILDNTIPGSKQERGILAWNKVHNEDSTNTLENSEVYNLPFGISSYLSNFPWIRYVPFCPSGRMSSLHECKGDASSLKPKQANGHAEMITVGVAL; this is encoded by the exons ATGTCGCCGGCAAAGGGAAGTCATGGCCTGGACAACTATGCATTTACG ATTGACGGGCAGTTTTGCGATATACCTGACACCAAACGAAAAGGGGAGGAGGCGATTGATGAAGACACCAACAAGCTGGTTTACTGTGTAACAGATGTTCCGCCCTGGTATCTGTGTATCATTCTTGGAGTTCAG CACTGCTTGACTGCCTTCGGTGGTATCGTTGCCATCCCCTTGATCCTGGCTCAGGGGTTGTGCCTCCAACATGACGGCCTCACACAGAGTCACCTCATCAGCACCATCTTCTTTGTCTCTGGCATCTGCACTTTGCTACAAGTAACCTTTGGCGTCCG GTTGCCAATTCTCCAAGGTGGCACGTTTACGCTGCTGGCGCCATCCATGGCCATGTTATCCATGCCTGAGTGGACTTGTCCTGCCTGGACACAGAATGCCACCCTTGTGAACACGTCCTCCCCTGAATTTATCGAAGTGTGGCAGAGTCGACTGAGAGCG CTTCAAGGCTCCATCATGGTGGGATCACTCTTCCAAGTGTTTGTGGGATTTTCAGGCCTTATTGGTCTCTTCATGCGCTTCATTGGACCGCTCACTATTGCACCCACCATCTCTCTTATTGGCCTTTCTCTGTATGACTCTGCTGGGTCCAGCGCTGGGAGTCACTGGGGCATTTCCGCAAT GACTACTGTGTTGATCATCATATTCTCACAGTACCTCCGCCACATACCTGTACCCTTCCCAGCGTACAACAGGGACAAAAAGCTCCACACGTGCCACATCTACGTCTTTCAGATTCTCCCT GTTTTACTGGGCCTCATGTTGTCCTGGCTTATCTGCTACATTTTGACTGTATATGATGTTTTTCCCTCGGAGCCAGACAAGTACGGATACTTGGCTCGCACGGATGTAAAGGGAGATGTGATGGCCCAGGCGCCATGGTTGACCTTCCCATATCCTG GCCAGTGGGGGTTGCCGACTGTGACTTTGGCCGGGGTTTTTGGCATATTGGCTGGTGTGATTTCCTCCATGATCGAGTCTGTTGGGGACTACCACGCTTGTGCCAGGCTATCCGGTGCGCCACCTCCCCCAAAACATGCTATCAACAGGGGGATCGGAATTGAGGGGCTGGGCAGTCTCCTGGCAGGGGCCTGGGGCACTGGCAACGGTACCACTTCCTACAGTGAAAACGTGGGAGCCCTCGGTATCACAAAG GTTGGGAGTCGCATGGTCATCATCGCCGGTGGATTCTTGATGATCATAATGGGAGTTTTTGGGAAAGTGGGAGCCATATTCAGTACCTTGCCGTCGCCCGTGGTCGGAGGGATGTTCATGGTTATGTTTGGAGTCATTTGTGCAGCTGGAGTGTCCAATCTACAG TATACAGACATGAACTCATCTCGAAACATCTTCATCTTCGGCTTCTCCATGTTCTCTGGTCTCGTCATACCTAACTGGATTATTAAAAACCCCAGAGCCATTGCCACAg GGGTGGTAGAACTTGACCAGGTTCTCCAGGTTCTTCTCACCACCAGCATGTTTGTGGGAGGCTTCTTCGGCTTCATTCTTGACAACACTATACCAG GATCGAAGCAGGAGCGGGGCATCCTGGCGTGGAACAAGGTTCACAATGAAGACTCAACCAACACCCTGGAGAACAGCGAAGTTTACAACCTCCCCTTTGGAATCAGCTCCTACTTGTCGAACTTTCCCTGGATTCGATACGTTCCGTTCTGCCCCTCGGGCAGGATGAGTTCCCTGCATGAATGTAAAGGGGATGCCAGTTCTTTGAAGCCAAAGCAGGCAAATGGACATGCAGAAATGATCACTGTGGGAGTGGCTCTTTGA
- the slc23a4 gene encoding xan_ur_permease domain-containing protein isoform X1, with protein sequence MSPAKGSHGLDNYAFTIDGQFCDIPDTKRKGEEAIDEDTNKLVYCVTDVPPWYLCIILGVQHCLTAFGGIVAIPLILAQGLCLQHDGLTQSHLISTIFFVSGICTLLQVTFGVRLPILQGGTFTLLAPSMAMLSMPEWTCPAWTQNATLVNTSSPEFIEVWQSRLRALQGSIMVGSLFQVFVGFSGLIGLFMRFIGPLTIAPTISLIGLSLYDSAGSSAGSHWGISAMTTVLIIIFSQYLRHIPVPFPAYNRDKKLHTCHIYVFQILPVLLGLMLSWLICYILTVYDVFPSEPDKYGYLARTDVKGDVMAQAPWLTFPYPGKILEWFIPRLKCSCLCDYFFYIPNPGQWGLPTVTLAGVFGILAGVISSMIESVGDYHACARLSGAPPPPKHAINRGIGIEGLGSLLAGAWGTGNGTTSYSENVGALGITKVGSRMVIIAGGFLMIIMGVFGKVGAIFSTLPSPVVGGMFMVMFGVICAAGVSNLQYTDMNSSRNIFIFGFSMFSGLVIPNWIIKNPRAIATGVVELDQVLQVLLTTSMFVGGFFGFILDNTIPGSKQERGILAWNKVHNEDSTNTLENSEVYNLPFGISSYLSNFPWIRYVPFCPSGRMSSLHECKGDASSLKPKQANGHAEMITVGVAL encoded by the exons ATGTCGCCGGCAAAGGGAAGTCATGGCCTGGACAACTATGCATTTACG ATTGACGGGCAGTTTTGCGATATACCTGACACCAAACGAAAAGGGGAGGAGGCGATTGATGAAGACACCAACAAGCTGGTTTACTGTGTAACAGATGTTCCGCCCTGGTATCTGTGTATCATTCTTGGAGTTCAG CACTGCTTGACTGCCTTCGGTGGTATCGTTGCCATCCCCTTGATCCTGGCTCAGGGGTTGTGCCTCCAACATGACGGCCTCACACAGAGTCACCTCATCAGCACCATCTTCTTTGTCTCTGGCATCTGCACTTTGCTACAAGTAACCTTTGGCGTCCG GTTGCCAATTCTCCAAGGTGGCACGTTTACGCTGCTGGCGCCATCCATGGCCATGTTATCCATGCCTGAGTGGACTTGTCCTGCCTGGACACAGAATGCCACCCTTGTGAACACGTCCTCCCCTGAATTTATCGAAGTGTGGCAGAGTCGACTGAGAGCG CTTCAAGGCTCCATCATGGTGGGATCACTCTTCCAAGTGTTTGTGGGATTTTCAGGCCTTATTGGTCTCTTCATGCGCTTCATTGGACCGCTCACTATTGCACCCACCATCTCTCTTATTGGCCTTTCTCTGTATGACTCTGCTGGGTCCAGCGCTGGGAGTCACTGGGGCATTTCCGCAAT GACTACTGTGTTGATCATCATATTCTCACAGTACCTCCGCCACATACCTGTACCCTTCCCAGCGTACAACAGGGACAAAAAGCTCCACACGTGCCACATCTACGTCTTTCAGATTCTCCCT GTTTTACTGGGCCTCATGTTGTCCTGGCTTATCTGCTACATTTTGACTGTATATGATGTTTTTCCCTCGGAGCCAGACAAGTACGGATACTTGGCTCGCACGGATGTAAAGGGAGATGTGATGGCCCAGGCGCCATGGTTGACCTTCCCATATCCTGGTAAAATCCTGGAATGGTTTATTCCTCGATTGAAATGTTCCTGTCTTTGTGACTATTTTTTCTATATCCCAAATCCAGGCCAGTGGGGGTTGCCGACTGTGACTTTGGCCGGGGTTTTTGGCATATTGGCTGGTGTGATTTCCTCCATGATCGAGTCTGTTGGGGACTACCACGCTTGTGCCAGGCTATCCGGTGCGCCACCTCCCCCAAAACATGCTATCAACAGGGGGATCGGAATTGAGGGGCTGGGCAGTCTCCTGGCAGGGGCCTGGGGCACTGGCAACGGTACCACTTCCTACAGTGAAAACGTGGGAGCCCTCGGTATCACAAAG GTTGGGAGTCGCATGGTCATCATCGCCGGTGGATTCTTGATGATCATAATGGGAGTTTTTGGGAAAGTGGGAGCCATATTCAGTACCTTGCCGTCGCCCGTGGTCGGAGGGATGTTCATGGTTATGTTTGGAGTCATTTGTGCAGCTGGAGTGTCCAATCTACAG TATACAGACATGAACTCATCTCGAAACATCTTCATCTTCGGCTTCTCCATGTTCTCTGGTCTCGTCATACCTAACTGGATTATTAAAAACCCCAGAGCCATTGCCACAg GGGTGGTAGAACTTGACCAGGTTCTCCAGGTTCTTCTCACCACCAGCATGTTTGTGGGAGGCTTCTTCGGCTTCATTCTTGACAACACTATACCAG GATCGAAGCAGGAGCGGGGCATCCTGGCGTGGAACAAGGTTCACAATGAAGACTCAACCAACACCCTGGAGAACAGCGAAGTTTACAACCTCCCCTTTGGAATCAGCTCCTACTTGTCGAACTTTCCCTGGATTCGATACGTTCCGTTCTGCCCCTCGGGCAGGATGAGTTCCCTGCATGAATGTAAAGGGGATGCCAGTTCTTTGAAGCCAAAGCAGGCAAATGGACATGCAGAAATGATCACTGTGGGAGTGGCTCTTTGA